The Nitrosomonas communis genome has a segment encoding these proteins:
- a CDS encoding gluconokinase: protein MTVKPAARDHRAESVPVSEGQVVIICGVSGSGKTTVGKALAQRLHWDFLEGDDFHPPENIAKMQRGEPLQDADRKPWLYRLRAELSAHIARGNRVVLACSALKASYRAMLCINPGRVHFVFLTGDRPLLSQRLSQRSDHFMPADLLQSQLDALELPDNEFILSIDQPVAKIVDSIIHRFSFMREPSRS from the coding sequence ATGACTGTTAAGCCAGCAGCCCGTGACCATCGGGCAGAATCAGTACCGGTGAGCGAAGGACAGGTAGTGATCATATGTGGCGTCTCGGGATCAGGAAAAACAACGGTAGGTAAGGCACTCGCGCAACGGTTGCATTGGGATTTTCTTGAGGGAGACGACTTCCACCCTCCAGAGAATATAGCAAAGATGCAACGGGGGGAACCCCTGCAAGATGCCGATCGTAAGCCTTGGCTATATCGTCTGCGAGCGGAACTCAGCGCGCACATTGCCCGAGGAAACCGCGTCGTTCTGGCCTGTTCTGCCTTGAAGGCAAGTTATCGGGCCATGCTTTGCATCAATCCCGGGCGCGTGCATTTTGTGTTTCTTACCGGGGATCGGCCTCTCCTGTCTCAACGGCTGTCGCAGCGATCCGATCACTTTATGCCAGCCGATTTGCTGCAAAGCCAGCTTGATGCATTAGAACTGCCCGATAATGAATTCATCCTTAGTATTGACCAGCCCGTAGCCAAGATTGTAGACTCAATTATCCATCGATTCAGCTTTATGAGGGAACCTAGCCGCTCATGA
- a CDS encoding SMP-30/gluconolactonase/LRE family protein: MNSDTEILLAGLTFPESPRWRENRLWFTDQHARQVLTVTLDGKMECQLETEDLPGGLGWLPDGTLLLVAMTERKVYRLTEQGPVLHADLSSLAPFHCNDMVVAANGRAYVGNFGYDLHGGESPVATCLVLVEPDGHCSITASALIFPNGSVITPDGSTLIVAETFASRLTAFTLGEDGLLYTPRLWADLKNATPDGICLDAEGALWVASPGTSELLRVDHAGTVLARIQPVGAPYACMLGGPDRRTLFITTSETDDAAQARVMQSGRIEIARVAIPGAGLP, translated from the coding sequence ATGAATTCAGACACCGAAATACTTTTAGCTGGATTGACTTTCCCTGAATCGCCGCGTTGGCGAGAGAACCGCCTGTGGTTCACCGACCAGCATGCACGACAAGTGCTTACGGTGACCCTAGATGGGAAAATGGAATGTCAGTTGGAAACCGAAGATTTACCTGGAGGACTTGGCTGGCTGCCTGATGGTACGTTGTTGCTGGTTGCCATGACCGAGCGCAAGGTTTATCGCCTGACTGAACAGGGGCCGGTACTACATGCTGATCTTTCCAGTTTGGCGCCATTTCACTGTAACGACATGGTGGTGGCGGCTAATGGCCGAGCTTATGTAGGTAATTTTGGCTATGATCTGCATGGTGGTGAATCACCCGTTGCAACCTGTCTGGTGCTGGTCGAGCCAGATGGTCATTGCAGTATCACCGCAAGTGCCTTGATATTTCCGAATGGCAGCGTAATTACTCCTGACGGCAGTACGCTCATTGTGGCGGAGACATTTGCCTCCCGTTTGACTGCCTTTACGCTGGGTGAAGATGGCTTGCTATATACACCACGGTTATGGGCTGATTTGAAAAATGCCACGCCGGACGGTATTTGCCTTGATGCAGAAGGCGCGCTGTGGGTTGCCAGCCCAGGAACGTCTGAGCTTCTGCGAGTCGATCATGCCGGAACCGTGTTAGCGCGCATTCAACCGGTCGGGGCACCTTATGCTTGCATGCTCGGTGGACCCGATCGTCGCACATTGTTTATTACAACTTCTGAGACCGATGATGCGGCCCAGGCTCGCGTCATGCAATCAGGCCGCATTGAGATAGCCAGAGTAGCCATTCCGGGTGCTGGCTTGCCATAG
- a CDS encoding SDR family oxidoreductase → MPLISEKILAGQRVLITGGNSGIGAAIVRAMAKAGARVAINYLSNSPDAEILADEIREGGGEALTINADISQEAQVCALFQAVVEKWGSLDILVANAGIQQDAPFTEMTLAQWEKVLSVNLTGQFLCAREAVKIFLQRGVRPELSCACGKIIFISSVHDIIPWAGHVNYAASKGGLLMFMKSLAQEVAHQKIRVNAISPGAIQTPINRAAWQTRQAKADLLTLIPYGRIGEPADIGRAAVWLASDDSDYVIGTTLYVDGGMTLYPAFRDNG, encoded by the coding sequence ATGCCATTGATAAGTGAAAAAATACTGGCTGGTCAACGTGTCTTAATCACCGGCGGAAATTCTGGGATCGGTGCAGCTATTGTACGCGCAATGGCAAAGGCAGGCGCGCGAGTGGCGATCAATTATTTGTCAAATAGCCCAGACGCGGAAATACTTGCCGATGAGATCCGAGAGGGTGGCGGAGAAGCTCTAACCATCAACGCGGATATCAGTCAAGAAGCACAGGTCTGTGCCCTGTTCCAAGCAGTCGTTGAAAAATGGGGCAGCCTCGATATTCTGGTGGCCAATGCGGGTATCCAGCAAGATGCACCATTTACTGAAATGACCTTGGCACAATGGGAAAAGGTGCTCTCGGTCAATCTTACCGGTCAATTCCTTTGTGCGAGAGAAGCCGTCAAAATATTCCTGCAACGCGGCGTGAGACCGGAATTATCTTGCGCTTGCGGAAAGATTATTTTCATTTCTTCGGTGCATGACATCATTCCCTGGGCCGGACACGTGAATTATGCTGCTTCCAAAGGGGGACTGCTCATGTTCATGAAGAGCTTGGCGCAGGAAGTGGCTCATCAGAAAATCAGGGTGAATGCTATTTCACCCGGTGCTATTCAAACACCGATCAACCGTGCCGCCTGGCAAACACGACAAGCAAAAGCCGATTTACTTACCCTCATCCCATATGGACGGATAGGCGAGCCTGCGGACATTGGGCGTGCCGCTGTCTGGCTAGCGTCCGACGATTCGGATTACGTGATCGGCACAACTTTGTATGTCGATGGTGGAATGACCCTGTACCCGGCCTTTCGAGACAATGGCTAA
- a CDS encoding cbb3-type cytochrome c oxidase subunit I, producing MKYQTQKLAYPYFVAALALFLVQVLAGVLAGTIYVFPNFLSEAVPFHIVRMIHTNALLVWLLLGYFGASYFLIPEESECEIHSPKLASLQLGIFVFAALAAVVGYLFGIHEGRELLEQPFWIKVLMVIAFLLFIYNVTMTVLKGRKTVVSIVLLLGLWGAAIFFLFAFYNPDNLALDKLYWWWVVHVWVERVWELIMAAMLAFLLIKLTGVDREVIEKWLYVIVGFSLFSGLLGTGHHYYWIGTPEYWHWIGAVFSILEVVPFFAMILWAFYLVYQSGRNHPNKAATLWSLGCPVMAFFGAGILGLMHSFPSINYYTHGTQLTAAHGHLAFYGAYVMLNLAFFTYALPALRGLQPFNQILNMWSFWFMTGAMVFMTLTLAFAGILQTHLQRVLAMGFMQIQSQIELFYWFRLGAGLCFLIGAVLFIYSALGPVREQVTISRYSQSPSQ from the coding sequence ATGAAATATCAGACCCAGAAACTTGCTTATCCCTATTTTGTAGCGGCGCTGGCCTTATTCCTGGTTCAGGTATTAGCCGGTGTGCTGGCTGGCACTATTTACGTTTTTCCAAATTTTCTGTCGGAAGCCGTTCCTTTTCATATTGTTCGAATGATACATACCAACGCTCTTCTGGTATGGCTGCTGCTAGGCTATTTTGGAGCCAGTTATTTTCTGATACCAGAAGAAAGTGAATGTGAAATCCATAGCCCCAAGCTAGCCTCGCTGCAGCTTGGGATCTTTGTATTTGCTGCCTTGGCTGCCGTTGTCGGTTATCTTTTCGGGATCCATGAAGGGCGCGAATTACTGGAGCAGCCTTTTTGGATCAAGGTTCTGATGGTGATTGCTTTTTTATTGTTTATTTACAATGTAACAATGACGGTTCTTAAAGGGCGGAAAACCGTTGTTTCCATTGTTTTGCTGCTGGGTCTCTGGGGCGCTGCAATATTCTTCCTTTTTGCTTTTTACAATCCAGACAACCTGGCCTTGGATAAGCTGTACTGGTGGTGGGTTGTGCATGTCTGGGTTGAAAGGGTATGGGAATTGATTATGGCGGCCATGCTGGCCTTCTTATTGATTAAACTAACCGGAGTCGATCGTGAAGTGATAGAAAAGTGGCTTTACGTCATCGTTGGTTTCTCTCTGTTTAGTGGCTTGCTGGGAACCGGCCACCACTATTACTGGATAGGTACGCCGGAATACTGGCACTGGATTGGTGCAGTATTCTCAATTCTGGAAGTCGTGCCTTTTTTCGCTATGATCCTGTGGGCTTTTTATCTGGTTTATCAAAGCGGGCGCAACCATCCCAATAAAGCGGCAACACTCTGGAGCCTGGGCTGCCCGGTCATGGCTTTTTTTGGGGCAGGAATATTAGGTCTCATGCATAGTTTTCCATCGATCAATTACTATACCCATGGCACTCAGTTGACAGCGGCGCATGGGCACCTGGCTTTTTATGGCGCCTATGTGATGTTGAATCTGGCTTTCTTTACCTATGCCTTGCCTGCCTTACGGGGATTGCAGCCATTCAACCAGATTCTGAATATGTGGAGTTTCTGGTTCATGACGGGCGCCATGGTATTCATGACGCTTACGCTTGCGTTTGCGGGTATCCTGCAGACCCATCTTCAGCGTGTGCTGGCCATGGGTTTCATGCAAATCCAGTCACAAATTGAATTGTTCTACTGGTTCCGGCTAGGGGCAGGTTTATGTTTCCTGATTGGGGCGGTGCTCTTTATTTATTCAGCGCTGGGTCCTGTCCGGGAGCAGGTGACGATTTCAAGGTATTCACAATCACCCTCACAATAA
- a CDS encoding c-type cytochrome, which translates to MAEHFTKSAARNIFYGGSIFFLVVFALLTVHSHFYIKNVSTDESTLTEAVARGKHVWERHSCINCHALLGEGAYFAPELGNVWVRYGGRENAEGARMGLKAWMRAQPTGVAGRRQMPQFNLTEQELDDLIDFLEWTSRIDTLGWPPNDAG; encoded by the coding sequence ATGGCAGAGCATTTTACCAAGTCCGCAGCACGTAATATTTTCTATGGCGGTTCAATTTTCTTTCTGGTGGTTTTCGCGCTTTTAACTGTTCACAGCCATTTCTATATCAAAAATGTTTCAACGGATGAATCCACTCTGACCGAGGCCGTTGCCAGAGGAAAGCATGTGTGGGAGCGTCATTCCTGTATTAATTGTCATGCGCTACTGGGTGAGGGTGCTTACTTTGCCCCGGAACTAGGAAATGTATGGGTCCGCTACGGAGGGCGGGAAAACGCGGAAGGCGCGCGCATGGGCTTAAAAGCCTGGATGCGCGCACAGCCTACAGGTGTAGCGGGGCGGCGGCAAATGCCGCAGTTCAATCTGACAGAACAGGAACTGGATGATTTAATTGATTTTCTTGAATGGACGAGTCGTATCGATACATTGGGCTGGCCCCCAAATGATGCTGGCTGA
- a CDS encoding spherulation-specific family 4 protein: MSIKHLFFLSAVYLSVAFSANIYATNLFVPAYFHPSDSPTLDYWGGLAAAAQIVPTTAILNPDNGFGTSVDPDYVKAIDQVHASGGKVIAYVFTSYGDRPLIDIAIEIDNYIAFYTIDGFFIDEMASDGTDENLMYYEQIYNYIKNKSSHYSVTGAPGVVPDEIYLSKPVADNLVVFEDSMRNYINFKPAQWQQNYPKDRFIHIVYNATWYQMIQAFSQTDKNYVGSLYITDDNFPNPYDSLPQYRELEVEMAIVPPNKEQKIFIYAEQLFPQYFSLANEDNQQLDGFIYRYYSTTNAYIGIKNGDVFVLGDSFGPSIRRIDTIENTLQLLESAAGS; encoded by the coding sequence ATGAGCATAAAACACTTGTTTTTCCTTTCTGCAGTTTATTTGTCAGTGGCATTCAGCGCGAATATTTACGCCACTAATCTTTTTGTTCCAGCCTATTTCCATCCATCGGATTCCCCGACTCTGGATTACTGGGGTGGCCTGGCTGCAGCAGCTCAAATAGTACCTACGACCGCAATTCTTAATCCAGACAATGGGTTCGGAACAAGCGTTGATCCCGATTATGTTAAAGCTATTGATCAGGTTCATGCATCTGGAGGAAAGGTAATTGCATATGTATTCACCAGTTACGGAGATCGCCCACTGATCGACATTGCTATCGAAATTGATAATTACATAGCCTTCTATACGATAGACGGTTTTTTTATCGATGAGATGGCTTCAGACGGAACTGATGAAAACCTCATGTACTATGAGCAAATATATAACTACATCAAGAATAAAAGTAGCCATTATTCAGTAACGGGAGCTCCAGGAGTAGTACCTGACGAAATTTATCTAAGCAAACCAGTTGCTGATAATTTGGTGGTATTTGAGGATAGCATGAGAAATTACATAAACTTTAAGCCAGCACAGTGGCAACAAAATTACCCGAAGGACCGGTTTATTCACATTGTTTATAACGCAACATGGTATCAAATGATACAGGCGTTCAGTCAGACCGACAAAAACTACGTTGGAAGTCTGTACATAACCGATGATAATTTTCCCAATCCTTATGACAGTCTTCCGCAGTATAGAGAATTGGAAGTCGAGATGGCGATCGTGCCGCCTAATAAAGAGCAAAAGATATTTATTTATGCCGAACAATTGTTTCCTCAATATTTTTCTCTTGCAAATGAAGATAATCAGCAGCTTGATGGGTTCATCTATCGCTATTATTCAACCACCAATGCATACATAGGAATCAAGAATGGCGATGTATTCGTACTCGGTGATTCCTTTGGCCCAAGCATTCGGCGTATCGATACGATTGAAAATACACTCCAACTCTTGGAAAGTGCAGCGGGCTCCTAA